A stretch of DNA from Maridesulfovibrio sp.:
CAACCTTTTTTCTGGGACAATTCTTTTATGAAGATGAAATGCCGGAAAAGGAATTCTTTATCAGGCAGGCTGCCGAATTCGGGTTTGACAAAGACAAATATATATCTGCGCTTGCCGAAGTCCCTCGATTCAGCAGGGAAAAAGTTGAAGCAACACTTAAATACAACATTGCAATTGTTGCATTTCTTTCGGACCTGGCAACTAAAAACACTACCCTGCTGTTTGAAATAGAACAGCGCAAAGAGGCAGAACAGGAAATAACAACCCTGCGCAACTACCTTGTAAACATAATAGATTCGATGCCATCCATAATTATAGGGGTTGATCCTGACGGATTGGTCACCCAGTGGAATAAAGGTGCCGAAGAAGCAACCGGACTTAAATCCTCCGATGCTTTAGGACACCCTCTGCAAAAGATTCTGCCTGAAATGACTCATGATTTTCACAGGATAACCAATGCGATAGTCAACCAGACAAAGCATAAATACGAAATTATCACCACAGACAAATCCTGTTCCAAAGTATATCGGGAAGTTACAATATATCCGCTCATTGCAGGACAGACACCAGGGGCGGTCATCCGGGTTGACGATGTAACCGAACGCAAAAATTTCGAACAGATGATAATGCACAATGAAAAGATGACCTCCATAGGCGGTCTGGCTGCCGGAATGGCGCATGAAATAAACAACCCTCTGGCCGGAATAATAGGTACATCCGCCAATATTCATAAAAGAATTTACGATGATACTCCGGCCAATAAGGCGGCGGCGGAAAAATGTTCAACCCGGCTGGAAACTATCCGTGCCTATCTGAATGAAAGGGAAATTCCAAGAATGCTGGATGGCATAAAAACCGCCGGGACCCGGGCGGCATCAATTGTCAGCAATATGCTTAGTTTTGCCCGTAAGAGTGAGGGTGTTTTTTCTCCCTGGCAGCTTGGGGAGCTGCTGGACCGGACAGTTGAACTGGCGGGAAATGATTACAACCCGCAAAACAAGCATGACTTCAAACAGATTAAAATAGAAAAAAATTATCAGCCGGGGATGAGACCGGTTTTCTGTGCCGGAAACGAAATACAGCAGGTACTCCTGAATATATTCAAAAACGGTGCACAAGCCATGGCGGAAAAAGAGTATACGGATTCGCAACCGACCTTTACCTGCAGCACTTACGAGCAGGGAGAGATGGCGGTTATGGAAATCATGGACAACGGTCCCGGCATTGACGAATCGACACGCAGACGTATCTTCGAACCTTTTTTCACCACCAAGGAAGTCGGCCACGGGACGGGACTGGGGCTGTCCATTTCCTACTTCATAATAACAGACCAGCACAACGGACAGCTTGATGTTGATTCGGAACCGGGGCAAGGCACCAGGTTCACTATAAAACTTCCTTTTGAGCGGCAAAGATAGATTCTTGCCAGCCTCTGTGTTCGGCTATATGCTCCGCCACATGAAACAAAGCATCATAGCCGAAAAAAGATCCCAACCTAAATTTCTGCCCATGTCCAGACAGGAAATGGACAAGCTGGGCTGGGACAGGCCGGACATATTACTCATCTCGGGAGATAGTTACATAGACCATCCCAGCTTCGGAATCCCGCTGCTAGGCAGGGTACTGTCAGCCCATGGATTCAAGGTGGCTCTTGTCTGCCAGCCTTCTCAGGACGACCTCAAGAAAATCGAATCAATGGGTCCGCCGAGACTTTACTCCGGAGTTTCCGCCGGAGCGCTTGATTCCATGGTGGCGCACTACACAGCCTTTCGCAAAAAAAGAAGCGATGACGCCTACACACCCGGCGGGAAATCCGGAGCCCGTCCGAACAGAGCCGTAATAGTATACACAAACATGCTCAGGCAGGCTTTCAAGGGTGTTCCCGTAATAATCGGAGGCATTGAAGCATCCCTGCGCCGAATCTCCCATTATGATTTCTGGACGGATAAAGTACGCAAACCGATCCTCATGGACAGCAAGGCGGACCTGCTTGTTTACGGCATGGGAGAACGCGCTATGCTGGAGGCGGCTGTTCGTCTGGCAGATGAGAATTATCCCGCAGACCGGGCACTGAAGGGAATTCGCGGAACAGCGTTCATGGGTTCCGATGAAGATATTCCGGAGACAGCTGAAAGAGTGCAGCTCCCCTCGCATGCAGACATTCTGGCAGACCCGCGGCAATTGATGGAAGCGACCATAGCTCTGGAAGAACAGGTCCACCACGGAACGGCCTGGGCGACACAGCAGGTTGACAACAGACAGGTCATAATCACCCCGCCAGCGGATTATCTGGAAACGGATGAACTTGACTGGCTGTACTCCCTGCCCTACGCGCGCATGCCCCACCCTTCCTACAAGGATAGGATTCCGGCCGCAGACATGATCGAATTCAGCATCACATCCCACCGGGGCTGCGGTGGAGGATGCTCTTTCTGCTCTATCGCCATGCATCAGGGCCGGCACATTCGCTCAAGGAGCAGAAAATCCATTCTTGCGGAAATTAAACGCATGAATAACCATCCTGAATTCAAAGGGTCAATTTCAGATATCGGCGGACCGAGCGCAAACATGTGGAATGCGCAGTGCACTCTGCAGCGCGGAAAATGCAAACGCAAAAGCTGCCTGGTTCCGGGAGTCTGTCCCAATTTCAAATACAATCAGAAAGCAAATCTGGACCTGCTGCGAGAAGCGGACAGACAGGAAGGGGTAAAACACGTCCGGGTGGCAAGCGGTGTACGCTACGATCTCGGCCAGAAGGACCCTGCAAGCTTAAAAGCCATTTTCAAAGAATTTGTGGGCGGTCAACTCAAAGTGGCTCCGGAGCACATTTCTCCATCGGTGCTTAAACATATGCGTAAGCCGCAACTGCATATTTTCGAAAGCTTTCTGGAAATGTTTGCGGAAGAATCGCGTAAGGCAGGCAAGGAGCAGTATGTCATTCCTTATCTCATGAGCGCGTTTCCCGGATGCACGGATCAGGATATGCGCATGCTCTCCTCCTGGCTGGCTGCGCGTGGCTGGAGACCCCGCCAGGTGCAATGCTTCATCCCTACACCCGGAACAATAGCCACGGCCATGTTCCACTGCGGTAAAGATCCGGACGGCAACAGTATCTTCGTTGCCAAAACAGACGCCATGCGCCTCAAGCAGCATCGTATCTTGATCCCTGATCCGGGAAAGGACCCAAGGGCGGGAGGGAAGAACAGGCCTGCCAAAAAATCCCCAAAAAAAGCGGGCAGTCATAAAAATCAGGAAGACAAATCGACTCCCAAAACAGGCGGTTCAAAACAGACCGCCGGAAATAAAAATTTAAACCGCAACAAAACAAAAAAAAGCTTCACAAAGAAGAAAAAAATAAAGTAATTATTTAAAAAAAATGAACAAGGGCGTTTTTGCAGGTTCCAAAGAAATTACCGATGCGTAAATTACATAAAACCTGCAAGCTCTTTTCATTATCCCAGCAAACGGATTAGAGGAGGCTGCATAGCAGCCGTACATATAACGGACACCTGTTTACTGCTCTGGTATGTATTTTCATAAATCTAAAACAGAACTGCATCACCTACTAAAATAGATCCGGGTATGATATGAGTTCAGAATCTTTTGCCAATTTATGTATTTTTCACATAATGGACGGGCTGCGGGACGGGCTTTCACACTTTTCAGGAGCCAGCAGGGCGGCACTTGTTTATGCCGTCAATCCCGAGGACCCGTTACACATATACGATCCGCAGGACCTCCTCAGGGAACACGAGCCTAAGCTTCAGGAGTACTACTTCGAATCAAACGAATGGCGGGCAGGTTCTGCCCATGATGACAGCACCCGTCTTATCGAAGTAATTCCGTCACGGGACCTGGCCCTGGCGGGGTTGATAACATGCAGTGCCCGGTCAAGCAGCATATTCTACCAGTGCTGGTTCACGGAACAGCACCCGGACATGTGTTCGACCGGCCCGACAGAAAGCTGGATGGAATATGCAGCCATGCTCCTCTCACAGGATTTTGCAACCCAGAACATACTGCGTATAGACAGTTCCGGACATCTGCTGCGGGAATATTCCACGCATGCGGTACGTGATTTCATAGTGGACCAGCGTAACCGGATCATGGGCTGGGACACCCAGTTGAGGGTCTACCCTATACTTGATGCTGTACTTGGAATTTCCAAAACCCGCGAAGAAGGAGCCTGGGCCAAAGGAGACCTTATATTCATTGAACCCTCGGAACTGGATTCAATAAAATACATGGCCAAATTCCCCGAAAATGAGCGCCCTTCTCTCAAAAACCATAAACACGTGCGCAAACTTCTTCAGTCAGTGGAAAACTCAAGCCGCAAACTGGTATCGGACGGCAGATGTGTTGTCGGCATAGCTTCCATCGGGCCGACAAACAACTCCATCTCGGCATTTTTCAAAGGAGACTGGGGCCTGCTCTACCTTGGCGGAGACCCTGTATGCAGTTTTGCGGACGCCAAATTTTCCTCCACCAATTACAAGCCGAACCTTGTTCAGCTTGAAGAGTTCCTGCTTGAAATAGACCTGACGGCTGAAGCCCGCCATAAACTTTTTCAACTGATCATCAGAATCATCGCCAGCGCCAACCACCGCAGACACGGCTGCACGCTGGTACTGGACTTTAATGACACCCCGGTGGAAATCGCCGGGCAGACCCTTGAAGAACCGCTTGATCTGAATCAACCCGAAATTCGTGGTCTGGCCAGGTCCCTCACCAAACTGGACGGCGCTGTGCATATATGCAAGGATCTCAAACTGCACGGCTTTGCCTGCCTGCTGGACGGCAAGGCGGTCACCGGCGAAAACAGAGCCAGAGGAGCAAGATTCAATTCAGCTCTGCGCTTTACCGCCAAGTATGACAACCTCATCGTGATTGTTGTTTCTTCCGACAAACCGGTATCAATAATCCAGCACGGAGTGGAACTGACCGCACATTGCGAATGGAAACAGATGTTCTCCTGCGTCAGAACCCCGCCCCTTCTTGAAACCTGGCTGCAAGGATAGATAGAAATGAAAAAGTTTTTTTACGTTATGATCTTATTGCTGGTCTGCTCATTGCCGATATCTGCCAGCGCATCAGACACTCAACAAGTGCTCGCAACTTATTCCTTCAATTCCAAAAAGGTTCCGGCGCAATGGTCAACCGGAAAGACCTTTGTCATAGGTGAAAACCGGACATTGGGACTTTTCAATGACCGCAACAAACGTTACCGGAAATCAACAGTTCTGACCATAGACGGGATACCGGAAGGCAGAGAGGTTGAAGTAAAATTCGACCTGATCTTCGTCGGCACCTGGGACAGCGGAGGCAAGCTGGCCGATCGTTTCACTATTTCTGAAGTTGATGGAAACCAGTTACTGGAAATGACCGAATTCCCGTGCGCGCTCATTGATGGGGATGAATCACGCCCGCTGGACAACAACGGTTTCGTAAGGGTCGGAGAAAGGGAGCGGGCCTATTGGATACAGCCGCTGGCCATGAACATTCCCCTGTCCGGGATCAAGAACGGCAAGACGGCCATCGAGTTCAGGGGATATCTGACCGGTCGTAAAACGGAATTCTGGGCGCTGGATAACGTTAAAATAATTCTGCAGTAGCAACAGCAACCCACAAAAAGAAAAAAGGCGCGGTTACCCGCGCCTTCTTGGCTTTCAGCTATCAAGCTTTTTTAACCTTGTTCCCGTCCCCCAGCAAAACGACCTTGGGCCTGTGCAGAGCCAGTTCGTCTTCATCCAGCCAGGTATAAGAACAGATAATGATTTTTTGTCCGACCTCACCCTTGTGTGCGGCCGCACCGTTAAGACAAAACTCACCCGGACCGCCTTCAATGGCGTATGTGGTAAGCCTTTCACCGTTGTCGACGTTCAGAACATCGACTCGCTCGTAGGGAAGAATTCCCGCTTTTTCCAACAGATCAACATCGATGGAAATTGAGCCTTCATAATCAATATTTGCATCGGTTATGGTGGCTCGATGAATTTTTGAATTCAAGAGGCAACGATTGCCCATACTTTCCTCCTTCAGGAGCATTCCTGTTCTCCTGAAGCAATGCCGATATCATGCAATCTGCAAGTTAGCAATCATCTATAGGTTGATTATAAAATCAGGAATAAACCAGCCGCTGCGTCCATATAAAGAAAGGGCCGAAAAATCGGCCCTTCCGTGAATTCGTAATGAAGTAATTAAGCTCTGCGAAACTTGCGGCGAAACAACGCCACCAGCGACAATCCTCCGCCGAAGAGTAGAACAGCTCCGGGGATAGGAGTCGGAGTCCGGTCTATCTCACCAGACGTAAAAGTCCACTTCTTGTTCTTGTAGAAATTTGTCCCGGTCAAGGTTGTCTGCTCGCTGACCTCAGCCCAATCAACAGAGAAGTTGGTAAACTTGTCCGGCTTGGGGCTGTCAAACTGAATATGTGTATACAGAGTCTTGAAGTCCGCTTCAGGACCGCTGAAAACAGCGCTTGTCTTGGTATCATCAGTATAACGCCAACTCCACCCGGAAGAGGACTGACCGCTATTAATCTTTACGTCCTTGATTGAAACACCGGGGTCGTTAACCCATATCTGCATGGCATAAACATTGGAATTTTCATTATACCAGCCATTGGCATTAATGGTAGAAGCAAACGCCGAAGCAGCGGTAAAAACCAGCAATGCAATCAGCAGTGTAAATACACCTGAAAAGAACCTCATTATCCACCTCCATTATCAACCACCGCCGACAGCGGGGAAAACACCGACCCTGTCCCCATCTGCAAGCACTTTGTCAAACGCCGAAGAAACGCCGTTAATGAACACAATTTTTACTTCTTCAATCGGAATGCCGACTCTCTCAAGAACATCGCTGACAGTTTCACCATCATTTATCGGATAGTTTTCAGAATTCTCAGGGGCTTTTTCAGAAAAAGTTGCGTAACAGAGTAAAGTAATATTCATATATCCTGCTAAAAGCTTTATACTGAAAGAACGGCATTGTATTCAGTAAGTAAGTATAAATTTAAAAAAATCAATAACCGACACCAAACATTTAGAAAGTTATGCAACAAAAAGGACAAAATCAAGCTTTCTCAACAATTATTTCCAAAAAATAAAACAAGCTTCTCCTTGATTATTAATGAAATGATTCAATAAAACCTGATTTCAAGGAGTTGGCTCATTAAATAATTCGTTTTTGCCAGCAACATCCGGAAGAAACAATTCCCTCTGGAATAAGCCGGATAATCATCGGCCGTTATTTAAAGCATAGATTCTGCTAACCAAACAAAAAAGGCTGTTTACAAAAACAGCCTTACAATTTTTTACGTTAGAATGTTGTTGCCGGGATACAGCTTAAAAAAAACTAAACCGGATAGACATAAATTCAAACAGCTATGTCCTTAACTTTCTACGAATAACAGCAAGAAGAGAAATCCCTCCGCCAAACAGAATGACCGCCGCCGGAATGGGGGTCGGAGTATTGGAAATCTCCCCCTGAGTATAGGTCCACTCCTTATTGCTGTAATAATTTGTCCCCGTCAGGGTCGTATCTGTACTGACTTCAGCCCATTCCACACTGAAATCATAAAACGGATTGGGTGAATCAAATTTCAAAGACACAACCAGATCACCTGCAGAAGACGTTTCGGACCCGCTGAGGATTACACTGGTATGGGAGTCGTCAGCGTAAGTCCAGGACCAGCCGGATAAGGAATCCTTGCTGAAATCAACACTTGTTATGGAGATGGCTGAATCAGTTGTCCACAACTGGACGGTGTACACTCCACTGCTCTCAGTTCCCCAGCCCTTGGCTGAAATGGTGGAAGCCTGTGCTCCCCCTGAAACAAATAAAATCAGCAAAACAAATATACAGGCAAGATAACGCTTAAACATACTCCCCTCCATTGCGTCATGAAATGTTATATACATACCAAAACGACATTGTCGGGAGCCAGATAAGAATAACTAAGTTGCCTAAAGAAGGTGCAAAAAAAAAGTCCGGCAGAGCTAACTCTACCGGACCCTTTAATGCAGTGTGAACTTAACTTATGCGGAGAAAGCTTTCTCGAAGTTAGGAACAACCTGTTTTTTACGGGACATTACGCCTTCAAGGTATACTTTGGTACCTTCGGGAGCAACGCCGAAAGCTTTTTCGACAACGGAAGGATCATCGGAAACGATGAGCATTTCGGAACCTTCTTTCATGATGTCGGTAAGCAGCAGGAAGCAGCTGTGACGGCCGTCAGCTTTAACTTTTTCAAGTTCAGCGTAAAGATCAGCCTTAATGTTGTCGAATACGGACAGATCAACAACTTCGAGCTGGCCGATGCCGACTTTATTGCCGGACATGTCGAAGTCCTTGTAGTCACGGAAAATCAGTTCGCTCATGGTTGCACCGGCAACAGCGGACTTAACGTTGAACATTTCCATTCCGAGAGCCATAACGTCTGCAACGCCGGCAATCTTGGCCAGTTCTTCAACAGCAGCCTTGTCAGCATCGGTGCAGGTTACGGACTTGAACATTACGGTATCGGAGAGGATGGCACAGAGCAGGATACCGGCAATGTTTTTGGGAATTTCAACATTGTAGAACTTGTACATGGAGTTGATTACGGTACCGGTGCAGCCAACAGGCCATACCCACATTTCGAGGGGGTTGGGGGTGGTTACATCACCGAGTTTGTGGTGGTCGACAACGGCAACAACTTCACCCTTGCCGAGGTTGTCCATGCTCTGAGCCAGGTCGGAGTGGTCAACGAGGATCACTTTCTGATCGGTGGCGTCAGTTACGATTTCGGGAGCAGCGCAACCGAATTTTTCCAGTACGAAAGCGGTTTCAGGAGCAACTTCACCCTGAGCAACAGCTTTGGTTTCTTCTTTGACCTTGGACCACAGGTCTGCGATAGCAATTGCGGAAGCAATGGTATCGGTATCGGGGTTTTTGTGTCCAACAGCAATAATAGCCATAATTAAATTCCTCCTCAAAATATGGTAGCTTAAACAAGCTTGTGTCTTCTATCACAATCTTTTTTGCCTGCCAAGCCTATACGATGCCGGCAAGGACAATAAAGCCGAGCAAAACCACTCCGAAGACAAAAGCGGCGTAAGCTTTACGCAATCTCAGGGCTAAAAGGCCTCCGAGACTGGCGGCAATCCACAAAAAAGACCACTTCATATCCACTCCGGCGACCAACGGTCCCCATTTGTGAAAAAATATACGAAGTATGTAATGAAGGATCAAGGTACTTGTCCAGAAAAAAAGCCAAGAAGTCACAAATGTTCTTAAAATAGACTGAAAGACCAGTTTTCCGGGCAGTTCTTCACCTGCTTTTCCCCTTCTGGCCCAGTTTAAGAGCCGGTTATGACCGCGGTTGTGCCAGCGTCGAAGCGAATAATCCAGCCAGGACCCGAAACGGGCCAGGGGAAGGCACGCAAGAATAATGATCATAACCTGACGGGCCTCGGTAAAAGCAAAGGAGGTTGTCAGAGTGAGAGCACTGAAGGTGGGGGCGAGAATGTGAGGAGGAATGTAAGTTCCGGCCGGGATATTATCCAGCCAGAATAACTCAAAAAAAACTGCAATCCGCATACTGGTGAGGACATCCCCGGTCACAGCGCCCCAAAGAGCACCGACAACCAGAGGCCGCTCCAGCAGGCCTGGATTTATGGTAAAACGGAAAAGGGAAAAAAGCGCAAAAAAAAACCGATTACCGCAACCCATGCGGGAAAAGGCAGAGCAAGTCCTTGCAGAAAACTCATGCGAACCTCACCTGAACAGGATCATTTGGTACACAGCGGAAATCCAACTCTATCCCACGGCCTTTGAAATAATGCAGACAGGACTCATCATCGGAACTGAGCGCAACACTGGGAGAAATCTGCTTTTTGCCGGGGCCGTAATGAATATTTCCTATATTGACGGAATTGAAACTGAAACCGGCTTCAAGTGCGCGACGCACGTCGGCACAGGATGAAAAAAGAATGATCATGCTCCCGCGCTGTTCACAGGGAACAGCCATGAGTCTGGCGTTGAGATCCTCGACTCTGGAGAACGAACAGGTCACTGATTGTGGAATGGCAAGGGACATTATCTGTTGCTGCAGGCTGTCATCGGCCACGGAATCATCCACCACGATAATGTGTCTGGCGTGGGTGTACGGTAACCATGTTTCAATAATCTGCCCGTGAACAAGCCTGTTATCAATTCGCACCCACTGCATGACTACCCCTTCGAAGTTCGTTTTCGCAGCATTTCACCGGCAATGACAATCCCTTTTACTCCGGCCTTGCTGACCTCATCGGCCAGCGTCTGCAATGATTCATTCCGTTTCTGCAATGCCTTGAGCAGCATGGGCAGGCTGACACCGGTAACAACCTCGATCTTTTCACCCTGCAGCATGGAAAGACTCAGGTTGGTAGGAGTACCGCCGAACATGTCTGTAAGGACCAGCACTCCGACACCGTTAGAAACTTCCGCAACCGTTTTCTTGAGAAAATCCATGGCAGCGTCAATCCCCTGAGAAACGTCAACGCTTACCGAGCTGACGTAATCCTGCGGACCGACAATAAGTTCAGCCGCATCAACCAGCGACTTTCCGAAGTTACCATGAGTAACAAGGACAATTCCTATTTTGCTTGATTCAGTGCCCATTAAAATTCCCGATTAGAACAGACGGACAGACCGTCTCCTGTTATTTCAGGTGGATATGCTTATGTTCCAAAGAAACAAGATACCCTTTATCTTTGAGAGTTGCAAATATCCTTTCGGCGGTTGCCACGGACCTGTGCCTGCCGCCGGTGCACCCCACGGCTATGGTCAGCCGGTACCGCCCTTCAGCCTCGTAAAGAGGAAGCACATATTGAAGGAAATCGAGATATTTCTCAATAAAAACCGACCCCGGCTCCGTGCCGAGGACGTAATCCGAAATGGCCTTGTCCTTCCCTGAAAGAGGCCTGAGATTCAAATCAAAATACGGATTGGGCAGAAAGCGCAGGTCCATGACCATATCTGCAGCAGTCGGGACATCATGCTTGAACCCGAAAGACATGACATGCACCCGCAGTCCGGATGACTTTTCGGTCAGTTCCGACCATTTTTCCTGAATGCTGCGACGCAGGTCGTGAATGGAATAAGTAGTTGTATCGATAACAAGATCAGCCTGTTCTCGAAGGGGGGAAAGAATCTCCTTTTCCTCTTCAAGAGCCTGCTCCAGGCCTATGTTACAGGCCTCAAGGGGGTGAGGACGGCGGGTTGTGGCGTACCGGCGGACAAGTTCAGGCAGGCGCGCTTCCAGAAAGAGCAGGCTTGGGCGAAACCCTTCACCCGCCAGTTCAGCGCGGGTATTCTCCCACTCGTCAATAAAATCATGCTGCCTAAGGTCCATTCCCAGCACCAGCCCGCGGTACATCCGGTCCTGTCCTGTAAACAGCTTGACCATTCTCGGCAGCATGCCGGCCGGCATTCCGTCCACACAGAAAAACCTAAGGTCTTCAAAGACCTTGAGCACCGTAGACTTGCCGGCCCCGGACAGTCCGCTTACCACAATAACCGGGAATGATTCAGACCCTTCCATTCCGACTTCCCCCCTTTACTTTTGTCCTGGTAACCAACCGGACCGCAGTATGCATACTTTGCGAGGAGGATAGTCATTCACCAGACCGCATCGGACAGGCCGGGCGCAAGAATCCGCCATCGCGTAAACCGGATATTATTTGTGCTGTACGCCCTTGAATCAGGAATGCCCTGAGAGCTTTTGCATGGATTTTCTTCCGCTGGCGGCAGTTTTCTTTTGCCGCACAAAAGAAATAGCCACATAAACAAAAATTAGCAATGGCCTGGACTCATTGCTAATCTCGTTGCAAATTCAATTTTAAATATTCTGATTGATCAGCCTACACCGAGGAGCTTAAACAGTTCCTGCTCATCCTCAGTATCTATGAAGGCCTGCCGGTAGGCGGGGTCTTTCAGTTGCCGGGAAATCTGCGCCAGAACCTTGAGATGGGCACCGGCCCCTTTTTCAGGGGCCAGGACCATAAAAAAGATTCGGCACGGCTGCATATCAAGCGCTTCAAAATCCACGCCCTCGCCGGACCTGCCGACGATAACCACGATTTCTTCCAGGCAATCAAGTTTACCGTGGGGGATGGCTATGCCATCCCCTATACCGGTTGTTCCGAGTTTTTCACGATCATTAAGAACCTTGATGGCGTTGTCCACATCCACATCCAGCCCTGCGGCAGGAAGGGTGGAGACCATTTCCCTCAAAACCCCGCTTTTGTCGGAGCTTTCCAATTCATATATAACAAGGTTCTTCGCCAGATTATCACTTATATTCATCAGTTAGTATCCCGGGTCAATCAAACCGAAGTCGCCGTTGTTGCGGCGGTAAATCACGTTGATTGCTTCATTATCAGCATTGCGGAATACGAGGAATTCGTGCCCCATGGTCTGAAGCTGCTCTGCGGCCTCATCCACACTCATGGGCTTGGGAACAAAGGAATCGGACTCTACGATCACAGGTTCCCTATAGGTTTCCTCGTCAGCATAGCTGATTATATCCATATGTGCTGAACCGGCACCCGCATCCTTGCGCCGACGGCTTATCACCTTTTCGCGGGCACGGCGCAGCTGTGCTTCGAGCTTGTCAAGAACCATGTCCACAGTGGAATACATGTCTTCTGACACTTCATATGCGCTTATGTGCATATAATCGGAGCTTAAAACCACCTCAGCCACATGCCTGAACTTGTCCACCGACAGGTTTACCTGCATTTCGGTGTTTTCAGGATTGGTCACATACTTCTCAAGCTTGGAGAAACGGCTATTTGCATATTCCTTCAGATGTTCAGATGCATCAAAATTCTTAAAGGTGAATGCTACGTTCATAGAGCCTCCTTCGTAATAGGTGAATATGCTTTTTTCTCCGGACTTACATTTTAAAATACCTTCTTGCGTTTTGACGAGGAAGGAATTCCCAATGCAGTCCTATACTTGGCTACAGTCCTTCTCGCAATGTTGACCTCAAGACTTTCCTTCAGTATTTCGGCTATTTTTTCATCGCTCAGCGGCTTCTTGCCATCCTCCTCGCCGACAAGCTTCTTGATCATTGCCTTTACGGATTCGGAACCGACCTGAGATCCATCATCCAACCCGAGAGCACTGTTAAAGAAAAATTTCAATTCATAAATCCCATGCGGAGTGGATACATACTTGTTGGTCGTTATCCTGCTCACTGTGGATTCATGCATTTCAATATCTTCAGCGACCTCCTTCAGAATAAGCGGTTTCAACTTGGTAACCCCGTGGGCGAAAAAGTCACGCTGAAACCTCACGATTGATTCAAGAACCTTGTAAAGAGTCCGCTGCCGCTGATACAGGCTTTTCATCAGCCATTGGGCGGAGCGCATCTTGTCCTGAAAATATTCCTTGTCTTCCCCCTTGGTAGAAGCCAGAGTTTCGACATAAAAAGCGTTCATCTGCAGCTTGGGCAACCCGTCCTCATTCAGAACAATGACAAAATCTCCGTCATATTCATAAACATAAGCATCCGGGCTTATATAGAAAGAGTCTCCGCTTGAAAAACTTGCTCCCGGCAAAGGGT
This window harbors:
- the panD gene encoding aspartate 1-decarboxylase; this translates as MGNRCLLNSKIHRATITDANIDYEGSISIDVDLLEKAGILPYERVDVLNVDNGERLTTYAIEGGPGEFCLNGAAAHKGEVGQKIIICSYTWLDEDELALHRPKVVLLGDGNKVKKA
- a CDS encoding manganese-dependent inorganic pyrophosphatase; its protein translation is MAIIAVGHKNPDTDTIASAIAIADLWSKVKEETKAVAQGEVAPETAFVLEKFGCAAPEIVTDATDQKVILVDHSDLAQSMDNLGKGEVVAVVDHHKLGDVTTPNPLEMWVWPVGCTGTVINSMYKFYNVEIPKNIAGILLCAILSDTVMFKSVTCTDADKAAVEELAKIAGVADVMALGMEMFNVKSAVAGATMSELIFRDYKDFDMSGNKVGIGQLEVVDLSVFDNIKADLYAELEKVKADGRHSCFLLLTDIMKEGSEMLIVSDDPSVVEKAFGVAPEGTKVYLEGVMSRKKQVVPNFEKAFSA
- a CDS encoding MoaD/ThiS family protein → MNITLLCYATFSEKAPENSENYPINDGETVSDVLERVGIPIEEVKIVFINGVSSAFDKVLADGDRVGVFPAVGGG
- a CDS encoding DNA integrity scanning protein DisA nucleotide-binding domain protein → MSSESFANLCIFHIMDGLRDGLSHFSGASRAALVYAVNPEDPLHIYDPQDLLREHEPKLQEYYFESNEWRAGSAHDDSTRLIEVIPSRDLALAGLITCSARSSSIFYQCWFTEQHPDMCSTGPTESWMEYAAMLLSQDFATQNILRIDSSGHLLREYSTHAVRDFIVDQRNRIMGWDTQLRVYPILDAVLGISKTREEGAWAKGDLIFIEPSELDSIKYMAKFPENERPSLKNHKHVRKLLQSVENSSRKLVSDGRCVVGIASIGPTNNSISAFFKGDWGLLYLGGDPVCSFADAKFSSTNYKPNLVQLEEFLLEIDLTAEARHKLFQLIIRIIASANHRRHGCTLVLDFNDTPVEIAGQTLEEPLDLNQPEIRGLARSLTKLDGAVHICKDLKLHGFACLLDGKAVTGENRARGARFNSALRFTAKYDNLIVIVVSSDKPVSIIQHGVELTAHCEWKQMFSCVRTPPLLETWLQG
- a CDS encoding YgiQ family radical SAM protein; amino-acid sequence: MKQSIIAEKRSQPKFLPMSRQEMDKLGWDRPDILLISGDSYIDHPSFGIPLLGRVLSAHGFKVALVCQPSQDDLKKIESMGPPRLYSGVSAGALDSMVAHYTAFRKKRSDDAYTPGGKSGARPNRAVIVYTNMLRQAFKGVPVIIGGIEASLRRISHYDFWTDKVRKPILMDSKADLLVYGMGERAMLEAAVRLADENYPADRALKGIRGTAFMGSDEDIPETAERVQLPSHADILADPRQLMEATIALEEQVHHGTAWATQQVDNRQVIITPPADYLETDELDWLYSLPYARMPHPSYKDRIPAADMIEFSITSHRGCGGGCSFCSIAMHQGRHIRSRSRKSILAEIKRMNNHPEFKGSISDIGGPSANMWNAQCTLQRGKCKRKSCLVPGVCPNFKYNQKANLDLLREADRQEGVKHVRVASGVRYDLGQKDPASLKAIFKEFVGGQLKVAPEHISPSVLKHMRKPQLHIFESFLEMFAEESRKAGKEQYVIPYLMSAFPGCTDQDMRMLSSWLAARGWRPRQVQCFIPTPGTIATAMFHCGKDPDGNSIFVAKTDAMRLKQHRILIPDPGKDPRAGGKNRPAKKSPKKAGSHKNQEDKSTPKTGGSKQTAGNKNLNRNKTKKSFTKKKKIK
- a CDS encoding PocR ligand-binding domain-containing protein, whose product is MLSSLKKPQTFNSEFDTLLLKDVIEVKELQSMLEVSYTATGMPSGIIDANSGEIYAGAGWQKICLNFHRIHPKTNARCIASDTAITNKIKEGSHYAYKCGNGLWDIGIPIMCHGRHIATFFLGQFFYEDEMPEKEFFIRQAAEFGFDKDKYISALAEVPRFSREKVEATLKYNIAIVAFLSDLATKNTTLLFEIEQRKEAEQEITTLRNYLVNIIDSMPSIIIGVDPDGLVTQWNKGAEEATGLKSSDALGHPLQKILPEMTHDFHRITNAIVNQTKHKYEIITTDKSCSKVYREVTIYPLIAGQTPGAVIRVDDVTERKNFEQMIMHNEKMTSIGGLAAGMAHEINNPLAGIIGTSANIHKRIYDDTPANKAAAEKCSTRLETIRAYLNEREIPRMLDGIKTAGTRAASIVSNMLSFARKSEGVFSPWQLGELLDRTVELAGNDYNPQNKHDFKQIKIEKNYQPGMRPVFCAGNEIQQVLLNIFKNGAQAMAEKEYTDSQPTFTCSTYEQGEMAVMEIMDNGPGIDESTRRRIFEPFFTTKEVGHGTGLGLSISYFIITDQHNGQLDVDSEPGQGTRFTIKLPFERQR